The Treponema phagedenis DNA segment GCACCAGAGAGATGTAAATTTCAGAACGGGCACGGACGCCCGTGGTTCCAGGCAGCAGCGATGTTTTAAAGCAGGACAGATTGCAAAGCTTTAAAACTCGCGGGTTAGTTTTTGCCACGGACGGCAAAAACTAACCCATTGTTCAGAGCAAGTTTTCCCTCTTCCTCCTAAGACCTCCATCTCCCTTTCAACACTGCTTAGGGCTCTGCCCTAAGAACCCGTGCGGTGAAACCAATGGTTTGCAGTGATTCTTTAGTGTAGATTGCACGAGTGGTTGGCACGCAATAGTGAATGTGTATTTAGAAGTTTTCAGTTGCTGCTGCGCAGGGCGGTTTAGGCTTATGCTTCGCATGCACCACCGCCGTTCTTTTGATTTATACTCACGGTTCTGTTAATCAATTTTTATAAATTGACTTTTTTTCTGTTTTTTCATATAGTTTAATACATACAATATTAGGAGGTCACCTATGTTAAGTGATAAGTTGTTAAAAGCCTTAAATAATCAGATAAATAAAGAGATTTACTCTTCTTATTTGTATCTTGCAATTGCAGGGCATTTTGAAACCGAAGGGTTAAAAGGGTTCGCGTCGTGGATGAAGATTCAGGCGCAGGAAGAACTCAGTCATGCAATGAAGTTTTATGAGTATATTTATGATCGAGATTCCCAGATGGAATTTTTGCCGATTGAAGCTCCTGCTCCGAAACTTGGAACGCCGCTTGAGGTTTTACAGATTGTTTTGAAACATGAAGAGTCTATTACAAAGTCAATTCATAATGTGTATTCGCTTGCAAGAGAAGAGGGCGATTATGCTTCTGAAAGTTTTTTGATTTGGTTCATTAATGAACAAACCGAAGAAGAGGCTACGCTCCGTGATTATATCGATTCGTTTAAATTTGTTGACGGCAAAACAGGTGTTATGCTGATAGACAGAAAACTCGGAGAACGCACAAAATAAAGAGCAGCCACTAGTGTAGTGTTTTGTAATTAACATCCTGTTATAAAAATCGTAGTGTCAACAATAAGGGGACTGCGGATTCAACTTGCCTATGGTAAATTGCTCACCGTTGCTCAATTCCAAGCGATGTTTTAAAGCATCAACATAAAACTGTAAAATTGAAGCTTTAAAACTCGCAGCATTGATTTAATCAAGAATACTAAAAATCAGTTTTCATAAACTACTAGGTATGGAGGAAAAATGAAAAAGAAATTATTGTTTATGTTAGCACTATTTTGCATTGCTTCTTTTGCTTTTGCAAAGCAGTATGGCATTAATGTGGAGGCGGCTGCCGCATATACCTATCATGAAATTTATTCACAACCAGGGAAAGACGGTTATAATTATGGAGGTAGAATAAAAGGATCAAGAGCATATAATGTTGGCGCCTTGGAGCTTGGTTTAGGATATGATCTGCCTAAAAAATGGGGAATTTACTGGCTCGGTATTTTCGGATTTCCATCAACAGTAGACGGTCCAAAAGGATATATTATAGATTCTCATTTTGGATTCGGATACAATTTTCCTGTTGCAAAGAAATTTACGGTATTTTGCGGTGGAGGATTGGCTGTCGGAGGCTCCAGAATATATTATTCTAACGTATCTATGGCATATACAAACATCGGTATCGGTTTAAAAGCAACCGGACAATATATGTTTACCGATCTGGTTGGATTCTATTTCGGACTTTCGGAAAATCTTCTATTTCCTGTAGTAGCCTCTTCGAGTTTTTCCGGTGATCTGTCGCGCTTTGTACAATCGCTCAATGCGAAGCTCGGGTTACGCTTTCATTTTTAAAACATCATCTTTTGAATAAGACTCTTTTCAAAAGACTCTTATTCATATCGAATCACTTCAAAGCGTTCCAGTATATACGGAGTATCGGAAGGTATTCCCGCTTTTTGTAAAGCAATGCGCACTTGCATAGCGGGAGTATCTACTCCTTCAAGATTAGGCAATAAAAGTCCGCGCTTATATCCTGAGCTGACGATGATGCCGTATTTTTTTACATCAAGCTCTGTAATTGAATTTATTGGTTCCGGTTCTTTTAGAATATCAACCGAGCATTGAATATCAGAAAGCTCTTCCATGCGTACGGGAGAAAATCTCGGATCGCGCAAGGCTGCGGAAACCGCATTATGAATAATTT contains these protein-coding regions:
- a CDS encoding ferritin translates to MLSDKLLKALNNQINKEIYSSYLYLAIAGHFETEGLKGFASWMKIQAQEELSHAMKFYEYIYDRDSQMEFLPIEAPAPKLGTPLEVLQIVLKHEESITKSIHNVYSLAREEGDYASESFLIWFINEQTEEEATLRDYIDSFKFVDGKTGVMLIDRKLGERTK